A stretch of Aphelocoma coerulescens isolate FSJ_1873_10779 unplaced genomic scaffold, UR_Acoe_1.0 HiC_scaffold_77, whole genome shotgun sequence DNA encodes these proteins:
- the LOC138102509 gene encoding olfactory receptor 14J1-like, with product MNRCPWPDTAMSNSSSISHFLLLPLADTRQLQLLHFCLFLGISLAALLANGLIISAGACGQHLHSPMFFFLLSLALTDLGSICTTVPKAMHNSLWGTRHISYTGCAAQVFLIVFFLGTEDFLLTLMCYDRYVSICKALHYGTLLGSRACAHMAAAAWASGFLTALLHTANTFSLPLCQDNALGQFFCEIPHILRLSCSDTYLREFGLLAFSTSPFLGCFVFMLFSYVQFFRAVLRIPSEQGRHKAFCTCLPHLAVVSLFLSTGTFAHLKPPSISSPSLDVVVSVLNSVVPPALNPLIYSLRSQELKDALRKMMTISFQKQ from the coding sequence ATGAACAGGTGCCCATGGCCAGACACagcaatgtccaacagcagctccatcagccacttcctcctgctgccattggcagacacgcggcagctgcagctcctgcacttctgcctcttcctgggcatctccctggctgccctcctggccaacggcctcatcatcagcgccggagcctgcggccagcacctgcacagccccatgttcttcttcctgctcagcctggccctcaccgacctgggctccatctgcaccactgtccccaaggccatgcacaattccctctggggcaccaggcacatctcctacacaggatgtgctgctcaggtgtttctgATTGTCTTCTTTCTTGGAACAGAGGATTTCCTCCTCACCctcatgtgctacgaccgctacgtgtccatctgcaaagccctgcactatgggaccctcctgggcagcagagcttgtgcccacatggcagcagctgcctgggccagtggctttctcactgctctgctgcacacggccaatacattttctctgcccctgtgccaggacaatgccctgggccagttcttctgtgaaatcccacacatcctcaggCTCTCCTGCTCAGACACATACCTGAGGGAATTTGGGCTTCTTGCTTTTAGTACTTCtccttttttgggttgttttgtgttcatgcttttctcctatgtgcagttcttcagggccgtgctgaggatcccctctgagcagggccggcacaaagccttttgcacgtgcctccctcacctggccgtggtctctctgtttctcagcacTGGCACATTTGCtcacctgaagcccccctccatctcgtccccatccctggatgtggtgGTGTCAGTTCTGAactcggtggtgcctccagccctgaaccccctcatctacagcctgaggagccaggagctcaaggatgccctgaggaaaatgatgactatatcttttcagaagcaataa